Proteins encoded together in one Oceanobacillus iheyensis HTE831 window:
- the pyc gene encoding pyruvate carboxylase encodes MAELNKINKVLVANRGEIAIRVFRACTELNIRTVAIYSKEDSSAFHRFKADEAYLIGEGKKPIDAYLDIEGIIELAKEVNVDAIHPGYGFLSENIQFARRCEEEGIIFIGPTSKHLSMFGDKVKAREQAVAANLPIIPGSDGPVSSLEEVQDFTQEHGYPIIIKASLGGGGRGMRVVKDDSELESAYDRAKSEAKAAFGNDEIYVERLIENPKHIEVQILGDNAGNIVHLYERDCSVQRRHQKLIEIAPSLSLGDKLREDICQSAVNLMKNVDYLNAGTVEFLVTDDEFFFIEVNPRVQVEHTITEMITGIDIVQSQIKIADGAQLHDETVGIPTQEHINTQGYAIQSRVTTEDPLNDFMPDAGKINAYRTGGGFGVRLDAGNGYQGAIISPHYDSLLVKVSTWALTFEQAAIKMVRNLKEFRIRGIKTNIPFLENVMVHQKFLSGEYDTTFIDKTPELFIFPIRKDRGTKMLTYIANTTLNGGEGIANIEKPDFRPLDIPATNHIESVSTGTKQILDKYGPEGVAKWMKEQKEVLLTDTTFRDAHQSLFATRVRTNDLLHIAEPTSKLLPNLFSVEMWGGATYDVAYRFLKEDPWTRLLKLREEMPNVLFQMLLRASNAVGYKNYPDNLIEEFVKKSSEAGIDVFRIFDSLNWVEGMKLTIDAVRNSNKIAEAAICYTGDILDTGRSKYDVSYYQMMAKELESAGAHILGIKDMAGLLKPEAAYQLIHKLKETIDIPIHLHTHDTSGNGVFTYARAIEAGVDAVDVAVGSMAGMTSQPSAQSLYHALEGTPFQPDINIENYERIGHYWEGIRDYYQEFESGMNAPHTEIYHHEMPGGQYSNLQQQAKAVGLGHRWNEVKKMFRTVNDMFGDIVKVTPSSKVIGDMTLFMVQNDLTEEDIYEKGESIDFPDSVIEFAQGYIGQPYQGFPEKLQKIILKDKKPITVRPGELLEPIDFKVMRDELYDKLNRPITSFDLISYALYPKVFMDYQAFTETYGDISVLDTPTFFYGMKLGEVIEVEIEKGKTLIVKLVSISEPKEDGTRVVYFDLNGQSREITIKDESIESLVAVKPQVDKNNKNHLGATMPGTVLEVNCSKGDKVTKGQHLMTNEAMKMETSVQAPFDGVIKEIHVSNGDTIAVNDLLIEFE; translated from the coding sequence ATGGCAGAGTTAAACAAGATTAACAAAGTACTAGTAGCAAACCGAGGGGAAATTGCAATTCGCGTCTTCCGAGCATGTACGGAGTTAAATATACGCACTGTTGCTATTTATTCCAAAGAGGATTCATCTGCTTTTCATCGATTCAAGGCAGATGAAGCTTATTTAATAGGTGAAGGGAAAAAACCGATTGATGCATACTTAGATATTGAAGGGATTATTGAACTTGCAAAAGAAGTCAATGTTGATGCAATTCACCCGGGTTATGGATTCCTTTCTGAAAATATACAGTTTGCAAGACGCTGTGAAGAAGAAGGAATTATCTTTATTGGACCAACTAGTAAACACTTAAGTATGTTTGGTGATAAGGTGAAAGCAAGAGAGCAAGCAGTAGCAGCTAACTTACCAATCATACCTGGAAGTGATGGTCCAGTAAGCTCATTAGAAGAAGTTCAAGACTTTACTCAGGAACATGGATATCCAATAATTATTAAAGCTTCCTTAGGTGGCGGCGGTCGTGGAATGCGTGTAGTGAAAGATGATAGTGAACTAGAGAGTGCATATGATCGGGCGAAATCAGAAGCTAAAGCCGCTTTTGGGAACGATGAGATATATGTAGAGAGGTTAATCGAAAATCCTAAACATATCGAGGTTCAAATATTAGGAGATAATGCAGGCAATATTGTTCATTTATATGAAAGAGATTGTTCTGTCCAACGTCGACATCAAAAACTTATTGAAATAGCACCAAGTTTATCATTGGGAGATAAATTACGAGAAGATATCTGTCAATCTGCGGTAAACTTAATGAAAAATGTAGATTATTTAAATGCCGGAACAGTTGAATTTCTTGTTACCGATGATGAGTTTTTCTTTATTGAGGTTAACCCTCGTGTACAAGTAGAACACACTATTACAGAAATGATTACTGGTATTGATATCGTCCAGTCTCAAATTAAGATTGCTGATGGAGCTCAATTACACGATGAAACAGTAGGAATTCCGACACAAGAACATATAAATACACAGGGCTATGCGATTCAATCAAGGGTAACAACGGAAGATCCACTTAATGATTTTATGCCAGATGCAGGTAAAATTAATGCTTATCGTACCGGCGGTGGGTTTGGTGTCCGTCTAGATGCGGGTAACGGCTATCAAGGAGCAATCATTTCTCCTCACTATGATTCGTTATTAGTGAAAGTATCTACGTGGGCATTAACTTTTGAACAAGCTGCAATAAAAATGGTCAGAAATTTAAAAGAATTCCGTATTAGAGGGATAAAAACAAATATTCCGTTCCTAGAGAATGTAATGGTTCATCAAAAATTCTTATCTGGTGAATATGATACAACGTTTATCGATAAAACACCGGAGCTATTCATATTCCCGATAAGAAAAGACCGTGGAACAAAAATGCTTACGTATATCGCAAATACTACTTTAAACGGAGGGGAAGGCATCGCTAATATTGAGAAGCCTGACTTTAGACCGTTGGATATTCCTGCTACAAACCATATTGAATCAGTATCTACCGGAACAAAACAAATCTTGGATAAGTATGGTCCTGAAGGTGTAGCGAAATGGATGAAAGAACAGAAGGAAGTATTATTAACAGACACAACTTTCAGAGATGCACACCAATCGTTATTTGCGACACGTGTTCGTACGAATGACTTGCTTCATATTGCTGAACCAACGTCTAAACTGCTGCCAAATCTTTTCTCTGTAGAAATGTGGGGAGGAGCAACGTACGATGTAGCTTATCGTTTTCTTAAGGAAGATCCTTGGACAAGATTGTTAAAATTACGTGAAGAAATGCCGAACGTACTATTCCAAATGTTATTACGTGCGAGTAATGCTGTAGGGTATAAAAATTATCCTGATAATCTCATTGAAGAATTTGTAAAGAAAAGCAGTGAAGCGGGTATTGATGTATTCCGTATATTCGACAGCTTGAACTGGGTAGAAGGAATGAAGTTGACAATCGATGCGGTACGCAATTCAAATAAAATTGCTGAAGCAGCTATTTGTTATACAGGTGATATATTAGACACAGGTAGAAGTAAGTATGATGTGTCTTACTATCAAATGATGGCAAAAGAATTAGAATCTGCAGGTGCACATATCTTAGGTATTAAAGATATGGCTGGTTTATTAAAGCCAGAGGCCGCTTATCAATTAATTCATAAATTAAAAGAGACGATTGATATACCCATTCATTTACACACTCATGATACGAGTGGAAATGGTGTGTTCACATATGCTCGTGCTATTGAAGCTGGCGTAGATGCAGTAGATGTTGCAGTTGGGTCAATGGCAGGTATGACTTCTCAACCAAGTGCACAGTCGCTTTATCATGCATTAGAGGGAACTCCATTCCAGCCGGATATTAATATTGAAAATTATGAACGTATCGGGCATTATTGGGAAGGGATTCGTGATTACTATCAAGAATTTGAAAGTGGTATGAACGCACCACATACCGAAATTTATCATCATGAAATGCCTGGAGGACAATATAGTAACCTTCAGCAACAAGCAAAAGCCGTAGGGTTAGGTCATCGTTGGAATGAAGTTAAGAAAATGTTCCGTACGGTAAACGATATGTTTGGTGATATTGTTAAAGTAACACCTTCATCAAAAGTTATTGGTGATATGACACTATTTATGGTGCAAAACGATTTAACAGAAGAAGATATCTATGAAAAAGGTGAATCTATTGATTTTCCAGATTCAGTAATAGAATTTGCTCAAGGTTACATTGGACAGCCTTATCAAGGATTCCCAGAGAAACTTCAAAAAATCATATTAAAAGATAAAAAACCGATAACTGTTCGTCCAGGTGAATTACTAGAACCAATTGACTTTAAGGTGATGAGAGATGAGTTATATGATAAGTTAAATCGTCCGATCACTAGCTTCGATTTAATTTCTTATGCACTATATCCAAAAGTGTTTATGGATTACCAAGCATTTACAGAAACGTATGGCGATATTTCTGTCCTTGATACTCCAACCTTCTTCTATGGTATGAAATTAGGAGAAGTAATAGAAGTTGAAATCGAAAAAGGGAAGACGCTTATTGTTAAATTGGTTTCTATATCAGAGCCAAAAGAAGATGGTACTCGCGTGGTTTACTTCGATTTAAATGGTCAATCAAGAGAAATTACAATCAAGGATGAAAGTATTGAATCCTTGGTTGCTGTTAAACCGCAAGTTGACAAAAATAATAAAAACCACCTAGGAGCTACTATGCCTGGGACTGTTTTAGAAGTAAATTGCAGTAAAGGTGATAAAGTGACAAAAGGTCAGCACTTGATGACAAATGAAGCGATGAAGATGGAAACTTCGGTTCAAGCACCATTTGATGGTGTTATAAAAGAGATTCATGTATCGAATGGCGATACAATAGCAGTTAATGATTTATTAATAGAATTTGAATAA